Sequence from the Candidatus Sulfotelmatobacter sp. genome:
GCGGGACGTTCGTGACCGGGCTCTACGCCCAGCAGACGAACATGCTGCTGGTGCGCGGCGGGCAGCAAACGCCGCCGCTCGATCCCGACTTTCCGACCTACGGCAAGCTCCTGCGCGAGAGCGGCTACGACACGCCGTACATCGGCAAGTGGCATCTGTCGAATCCGCCGCCGATGCCGGGGCAGCCGGGCTATCTCGACGACTACGGCTTCGTCGGGCTCACGAATCCGGATCCCAACGGCGTGGTCGGTCAAGGAGTCGGCGCGGCGCATGGATTGATCGACGACGCCGGCATCGCGGGACAGGCGCTGGAATGGCTTCGAAACCGCGCGGCGAGCGACGCTCGCACGCCGTTTTGCCTGACCGTCGGATTCATCAACCCGCACGACAAGCAGTGGTTCTGGAGCGGCCCGGAGGCGGTGCGCTTCAGCCGAGCTTTCACGGACGCGGGCACGACCCGCTTCGCCGGTTTGTTGGAGCGCCTCATTTCGTCGCGGCAGCCGGCGCCGCAGGACGTTCCCGGTGAGGACGATCCGCCGACGTACGGCTACACGCTGCCGGCGAATTGGCAATCCAAAAGCGTCATGCTGCAGCCCGGCATGCCGACCGTCGCCCCGGTTTTCTCCGCCCTGACCGACTTCACGTGCGGCGGCATCAACGACGAGCCGCGCCTCGGGTTCGCGGTGCAGGCCTCGCCGCTCTGCGCGTCGTGGCGGACGGCGGAGGCGGTGTGGAGCTCCGTTTTCGCGCCGCACGGCTATTGGACGCGCGCGCTGGACATGTACACGCAGGCGATGACGAACGTGGACCGTGAGATCGGGAGGCTGCTCGCCGGTATCCCTGACGCGATGCGGGAGAATCTGGTGATCGTCTTCACCTCCGATCACGGCGAGTACGCCAGCTCGCACGGCCTGCAGGGGAAAGGCGTCACCGCCTACGAGGAGACGATGCGCGTCCCGCTCATCGTGCGCGACCACACCGGGCGCTACACGGCGTCGACCGACGTCGAACGCTCACAGATCGCCTCGCACGTCGACCTGCTGCGCCTGCTCTTGGATATCGCCCACGATGGCAGCTCGTGGATGGTCGGCGAGTACCGCGAGCTGTACGGCCGTCGTCTCGACCTGCTCGCCGTGCTGCGCGATCCCCAAGCCCGCGGGCGCGCGTTTGCGGCGTATACCTGCGATGAGCACTTCCTACCGCCCGTGCTGAACGCCACGCAGGCGCCGGAACACGTCACCGCGCTGATGTTCCCCCACGGAAAGCAGACCGCGTACTCGCACTGGATCCCGGGGACGGCGACGCCGGTCCCGACGGAGTTCTTCTACTACGATCGCGAGACGAAAGAAGGAGCGCTCGAGCTGGAGAGCTCGCCGTCGCCGTTCAGTGCCCCCGAGATCATGAAGATGATGTTGGACGAAGTCCGCGCGCCGTTACCCGCCCGCTACCGCGGAGCGCAAGCGAAGGCGCTTCACGCCTATTGGAAGGCCGTCATCGGAATCGACCTGGCGGCGGCGCTCTCCGTCGTCTTGACGAAAATACCGGCCTCGGCTGCGTCCGCGTATCCGGCCGGGCTGCCGGTCTACGAGCCGTACGTCAATGCCCCTTTGTCGTCGACAGGGTGAACCGGCCGCAGGGCGTTGCCGGAGCACCAACGATGACCGAAGGCGTCTACCGGGTGGCGCCGACGGCGCGCCTGGATTTTCGGTTCGGCACCGGGGCATCCGCGCGGCAGGTCGCGCACGATCCGTAGAGCGTCACGTCATGCCCCGTGACGCGGAAGCCGCGCGGAATCTTCGCTCGGATATCCGTTTCACAACCCTCGAGCTCGAAAGCCCGCTCGCAGCTGGTGCAGATGAAATGGTGGTGATGTCCCTTGCCGGCACGCTCGTATAGAGGAGCGTAGCCGGGAAGCTCCACCGGCGTGACAAAGCCGTCCGCGATCAGCGCTCGGATCCCGCGGTACACCGTCGCGATGCCGATCGACCCGATGAGCCGCTCCGCCTCGGCCATGACTTCCTCTGTCGCGAGGGGGCGTTCGCTTTGCTCGAAGACTTCGCGGATGGCACGCTGCTGGCGGGTGCTACGCTCGGGCAAGCTCTTTCGCATCGGGGGATCGTTCGACACAGGCGTGGTTCTCCCATCCGCTAATGATAATGAGAGGAGTTTATCAATATCCGGAGTAGCCCTCTGCAACACTCCTGGAGGGATCCCATGTCCGTCTCGCTTTTCGTCGGCAATCTAAACTATTCGGTCAAGGAAGACGATCTCGTCGAGCTCTTCCGCCCGTACGGAACCGTCGTCCGCGTCCGTATCCCAACCGACCACCAAACGCACCGCCCGCGCGGCTTCGGCTTCGTAGAGATGGACGGCGCCGATGCCGACCGTGCGGTGCGGGAGCTCAACGGCGCCCATTTCTTCGGTCGGTCACTCGCAGTGAATCCGGCGCGGCCGCGTGAAGAGCCGGCGAGGCGGGCGTGAGAGAATTCCGCCTCCTCATCGGTCTGCGGCTCGATAGGCCGGAGTACTACCTGGGATTCGATCCGGTGTCCGTCGAGAGTCCGGACTACCGCAGTGTCCGCGGCATGTTGACGGACCACTTAGACGAGTTGGAAGGTCACGTTTCGGCATTACGTGCGGTGCTTGCCACGCGAGATCCGGAAGATGCCGAGCACCTCTTGCAAGACGGCGTACGTATGCAAGTCTCGGAAGTCATCCTGCGCCCGAAAGTCTCTGCAGCCGAATATCTGCCCCGCCTACGCGAAGCGAGCCCCGACGCATTGTTGGAGGACTTTCACCGATTGGTTGACGGCGCATCTTGAGCATCCGGTGGCAATGGGCCGCCGTGGTCGCGATTCACGCCATGAACTCACCTTGACAACGTGGATAGCCACCGTGTGCCGCTCCGTCGGCAGCTCGCGGCGCGCGGCGCTGATCGTGGCGCTCGGCACCTTGCTGGCGCCGGCGCCGGTGGGTGCGAGCAGCTTCGCCGACGCGATCAATCGGCAACGCGCCCAGATCTCCGCGAACCGGCATCGCCTCGAGCTGAAACGGCAACAGTTGAATTTCGAAGAACTCCGGGAGCGTGATCTGCAGCGTCAACTTGGCGAGACGGCGGCGTCGATCGCGCTCGTCCAAGGGCGCATCGGGACATTGGACCAGCAAATTGCGAACACGACCGATGCAGAAGAACAGGCGCGTCGCCGACTGGACGCGGCTCAGGATGCGCTTCGCCGTCAACGACGCGCATCGGATCACCGGCTCGTGCAAATGTACGAGCGTCCGTCCGACCGGCTGCTGGCCGTCCTCTTCGGCGCGACGTCGTTCATCGACCTGACGGAGCGTTGGCACGATCTCGCACTCGTCGCACACGAGGACCAGCGAGAAATCGTCGATCGAACGGCGGCGGTTCGTCGCGTCACGCGCGCGCAAGAAGTGCTCCTCGCGACTAGTCAACGTTTGCAGTCGGAGCGCGCTGCAAAATCGCAAGAGCAAAGTCAGCTCAGTGCGCTCGGGCGGCAGCGCTCCGATCTCGTCTCACTGGCTGATGCGCACCGCATGTCTGTCGCGCGGGAGGTGCACGTGCTCGAGGACCTCACCGCGCAAGAAGAAGCGCAGCTCGAGGCGCTCATTCGCGAACAAGAAGCGGAGATTGCTCGGCAGCGACGTGCTGGTCGGATCCCGACGCCGCCGGCGCCGCGGATCGGCGGCATGCAGTGGCCGCTGCGAGGACCGATTACCTCGCCATTCGGTATGCGGCTCAATCCGTTCACGCACGCGAACACCGAATTCCATCCGGGCATCGACATCGCGGTTGACGTAGGTACGACGGTCGCCGCGGCGGCAGCTGGACGCGTCATCATCGCCGGATGGGTCAGCGGCTATGGAAACTACATCGCGATCGACCACGGGAACGGTCTCTCGACGGGCTACGGTCATCTGTCGACGTTCTATGTGACCGTCGGCCAAGACGTGCAAGCTGGGCAGGCCATCGGCGCCTCGGGGAACACGGGCCGATCGACCGGCCCCCATCTCATTTTCGAGGTGCGTCGTGGCGGAATGCCGATCGACCCGACGCCATATTTACCCTAGCGCTGCAGCTCGTTGTGCCAGGGCCGACGCTTTCTTCGAACGACGAAAGAGAAGAGCCAGAATCCACTTTATACGGATGTCTGGCTCTTCATTATGGTAGCCCCAACGGGATTCGAAACTGTTGGCTCTGTCCGCTTGAAACCGCTGGAGTCGAAAAACCGGCATTTTCCCGCGTGCGACGCCGACTGAGACCGCGGGAAAACGGCAGGCACCGGCAGAGTCGGTGACAACACGCGACCGACGACATCGCCGTCATTGTATCGGCTACCCGAGGCTTGCGACCTACGCGATGGTGCCGGCCAATGCCCTTCCCTTCGCCGATCCGCCACTCCGTGTGTCGTTCAGTGCATGCTGCGCGAGATCGTCTTTACGCTCAGCGTCACCGGCCGCATCGTCCGCGAGGCCGAAGTCCAGACCGCAGGCAACGTCACGCTCGCGCGAACGACCATCGCCAGCGACCGCTCGCGCAAGAAGACCGCCAAGGCCGATTTACTCGACGCCGTCGGCTTCGGCAACGTGGCGGGGCAACTCACCGCCCTTGCGAAGGGCGAGTTCGTCCGCATCACCAGAACGGTCCGTACCTGGTCGTATGACGACACGTCGGGCACCCGGCGCAAGAGTGCGCAAATCGTTCCCGCAAGGTCGAGCGCTACGCGCAGGAGGCAGCCGCGTAAGCAGCGCCTCCGGCCCGTGGATTCGCGAAGTGTTCGTGTCGCTGGTTCGCTACCTCGTCATCCGCACTGTCGCGCGGATGCTGCTCCGCCGGCGCCGCGATGATCACCGCGTGGCGGAGGTCCGGATTCGCTCGTCGCCGAGTTTGTCTAAGGTCGCTGCGTCCTCGGTACACTTCTGCGGAGAACGCTAAGGTTTGCCCGGATGCTCACGGCTCGAAGCCGGGCGCGCTCTCGGTGGAAGGTCCGCCACCGCTCCGCAATCGCCTCGTCTACGAACCGCCGTCCGATGCCACCGTCGTCGGACACCGTCTCGATTTTGTCGTAGCCGCCCACGGACCGGGCAAAGGCGTCCGCGATCTCGATGAACGTCGGTTCGTCGTGGTCCATGTGGCAGCCTTGGCGTCCTATGACTTCGCCCGTGACCGGGCAGATCAACGTTTCTGCGTCACCGAAGGCGCGATCACGAGCGGCAAGTTTCTGATCGAGCACGGCGTATCGCATGGCGCTTTGCACCTTTGCGCTTTGCGACGTCCCATAGAGGCACTGCATAAACGAGAAGTCCGTCTCGCTTCCGTCGCTCCGCACGATCCAGAATCCGTCATTGTTGATGTTCCGGCGGACGTCGAAGTGATCAACCCCGTTCCCGACCTTCGTCTCGGCTTGCGGATGGAGAGCTAGAAGGTCTCGAAGAAACTCGTCGTCGCCGCCTAACGCTCGGCCCGCGACTTTGGTGCGCTCACGAACTTCGTAGATCGTGGCCAGCGCCTCTTTCTTTGTGCGGAAGGCCCGTCCGCCGATTATGATCTCCACCGTTGGCTACCGCAAATTCGCATCGAGGTAGTGCGGGAGTGTTCTGACGGAGTTGATGACGAGCATCGCCTCCGCCGGTGCAAGAAGTGACACGTTGGGATGCGCCATACTCTGCTGGTTCCGGAGGGGATTCAGCGCGTCGACGATGGTAGCGAACGCCCGTCCGATCTTGTTCGTCTGCTCGCTGCTCTGCGCGACCGCGGGATGCCCTTTCAGTAGAACTTTCATGAGCGCGGTGATGTCGGCATCCGGCGCATACGCCAGATTGTGCTTGTCGGCTGCGACGCGCAGGTATGCATGCAGCGCGGTGTGGACGCGGTCGACGCCGCTCGTGGCGCAGGTGCAGGCAATCAGCGCCTCTGCGTCGGCGAGGGCGCGTTCGACCACGTCGCTGGTGATCGCAAGGTTCGGGGACTGGACATTCGTGAGGCCTTCGCTCGGATCGAGTCCAATGGCGACGAAGCGCACGTAGCCGTCAGGAACGATTTCCGACACGGCCTTGGCGATCTGCTCGTACACCGCGAGCCGCGAAGGATTAACCTGCTCGCCCAGTTCGACGTACGTGTCCATTGGCGCTCGCCAATACAGAACGTTGAACTCGTCACCTGACGTCGCCGGCCCTTCTCGAAGCCGTTTTCGTTCGCAGCAACGATCTCGTGCCGCGCGATGGCGCTTTCCAGTACGGCGCCGTCACGCCCGCTGCGAAAGTATGCCACACGATCTCCTTCGCGGGTTCGGGAAGGATCTTCCGGGCCTTGTCTTCTTTCGGGAAGGCGTAGCCCTCGACGACCTTGCGAGCGGCGTACGGTGAGGCGAGCATGAACTTGACCACGCCGCGAGCGCTCATCGAGAACGGTTTCGGGTCGCGCGCGCCGGGAAGGACCGTGAGGGTTGCCATCGCGCTCGCCCTCAGCGTTTCTAGGTCTGCCGGTCCGAGAGGACCGATGCGGCGACCGCACTGCCGGGCTCTTGCCGGTGGCCAGCAACGACCCGGCGGTCGAAGCGACCTTGGCGCTCGTGTGAGCCACGGGGTTAAGCGCTCGCGGGCTCGTCCGGGTGTCTGACAGGGCTGCCCCGGCGATGCTGCGGACGTCGGGGTTCTTGCTCGTTTGGAGCAGCCGGCTCGCGATGCGGTCGATTCCCTGGTGGGTGTCCCCTCGGCAGCGCCTCTTGCCACGATAGCCTCCGGGAATAGACGTTCGGGGGAACGTGTGTTCAATAAACTAGCCGGTATGGCACGCCGTACAGCCGGTCAACAGGACCCGCCTAGAATATGGGCGGGCTGAGCGCCACCGTCCTGACACTCCTTCGCGGAAGTCAAGCGTGGGCGCTTTGGCGAACGGCGCTGTGATGCGGGTGGCTCTGGCCTCGAGGCAGCGGCGCGGGAGGCGGCGACCGAATGCTAATTACGCCGTTCTCTGATCAGCCGACCGATGCGCTGCGTACCGCGGTGAACAGCCTTCGTGCGGACCGCGAGAACGTGCAGCGCATTTGGATCTTCGATCCGGAACAGCGCCGGGACGACGATCCGTCGCCGCCTGCGATCTCGTTCGGCTCTGACTCCGGCCTGCGCTTCGTCGCGCCATTTGCGCCGGGCCGGCTGATGTATTTCGACGCGGTGACGCAAAAATATCGGCCTGCGAAGCGTCGTACTATCCTCGGGCTCGACTCGAACCTGTGTTCATTGCTCCGTGAAGTCTTCGTTCACGGTTCCGATGATCCGACGCGGACGCGGAGGGTCATCGACCTTGCAAAGCACGCGCGCATTTGGCGCGCGGAAGTTCAGCCCATGCTATATCTGCGTGAACTCGTCCTCCGCCTACCCATAGCCGACCTGCGAAACGACGCCGAAAAGGCAGTCGTGTCGATGTTCAAGATGCAGGCATTGCGGCCGCAATCGAGCGAGGGGGCGGGGCGGCTGATCTTCGATGAAGCCATACTCGACCACTTCGAAGAGCGCTTTGGTGTACGAACGTTCGAAGAGGCTGCGTCCAAGCAGGTCGACCTTATGCTGCAAAAAGGGGACGTCGGACACGCGCACGATCACATCGTGATATATGCAGCGTTGCTCAAGATGATCGACGTCGGCCTTGCTATGAAACAGCGGCCGCTGGATGAGAGGCTCGCTGAAGTCGATGCGTTTATCGTGCGCGACTTGGCTTCTGTTCAACCGCGTCTCCAT
This genomic interval carries:
- a CDS encoding abortive infection family protein, with amino-acid sequence MDTYVELGEQVNPSRLAVYEQIAKAVSEIVPDGYVRFVAIGLDPSEGLTNVQSPNLAITSDVVERALADAEALIACTCATSGVDRVHTALHAYLRVAADKHNLAYAPDADITALMKVLLKGHPAVAQSSEQTNKIGRAFATIVDALNPLRNQQSMAHPNVSLLAPAEAMLVINSVRTLPHYLDANLR
- a CDS encoding sulfatase-like hydrolase/transferase, with the protein product MSTVPRPNVLFIHVDELRYPVHFPDGIDSADAFVARFMPHTYQHLWQPGVRFSRYYTAAADCSPARGTFVTGLYAQQTNMLLVRGGQQTPPLDPDFPTYGKLLRESGYDTPYIGKWHLSNPPPMPGQPGYLDDYGFVGLTNPDPNGVVGQGVGAAHGLIDDAGIAGQALEWLRNRAASDARTPFCLTVGFINPHDKQWFWSGPEAVRFSRAFTDAGTTRFAGLLERLISSRQPAPQDVPGEDDPPTYGYTLPANWQSKSVMLQPGMPTVAPVFSALTDFTCGGINDEPRLGFAVQASPLCASWRTAEAVWSSVFAPHGYWTRALDMYTQAMTNVDREIGRLLAGIPDAMRENLVIVFTSDHGEYASSHGLQGKGVTAYEETMRVPLIVRDHTGRYTASTDVERSQIASHVDLLRLLLDIAHDGSSWMVGEYRELYGRRLDLLAVLRDPQARGRAFAAYTCDEHFLPPVLNATQAPEHVTALMFPHGKQTAYSHWIPGTATPVPTEFFYYDRETKEGALELESSPSPFSAPEIMKMMLDEVRAPLPARYRGAQAKALHAYWKAVIGIDLAAALSVVLTKIPASAASAYPAGLPVYEPYVNAPLSSTG
- a CDS encoding single-stranded DNA-binding protein; amino-acid sequence: MLREIVFTLSVTGRIVREAEVQTAGNVTLARTTIASDRSRKKTAKADLLDAVGFGNVAGQLTALAKGEFVRITRTVRTWSYDDTSGTRRKSAQIVPARSSATRRRQPRKQRLRPVDSRSVRVAGSLPRHPHCRADAAPPAPR
- a CDS encoding DCL family protein, which translates into the protein MEIIIGGRAFRTKKEALATIYEVRERTKVAGRALGGDDEFLRDLLALHPQAETKVGNGVDHFDVRRNINNDGFWIVRSDGSETDFSFMQCLYGTSQSAKVQSAMRYAVLDQKLAARDRAFGDAETLICPVTGEVIGRQGCHMDHDEPTFIEIADAFARSVGGYDKIETVSDDGGIGRRFVDEAIAERWRTFHRERARLRAVSIRANLSVLRRSVPRTQRP
- a CDS encoding transcriptional repressor, coding for MSNDPPMRKSLPERSTRQQRAIREVFEQSERPLATEEVMAEAERLIGSIGIATVYRGIRALIADGFVTPVELPGYAPLYERAGKGHHHHFICTSCERAFELEGCETDIRAKIPRGFRVTGHDVTLYGSCATCRADAPVPNRKSRRAVGATR
- a CDS encoding peptidoglycan DD-metalloendopeptidase family protein; the encoded protein is MTAHLEHPVAMGRRGRDSRHELTLTTWIATVCRSVGSSRRAALIVALGTLLAPAPVGASSFADAINRQRAQISANRHRLELKRQQLNFEELRERDLQRQLGETAASIALVQGRIGTLDQQIANTTDAEEQARRRLDAAQDALRRQRRASDHRLVQMYERPSDRLLAVLFGATSFIDLTERWHDLALVAHEDQREIVDRTAAVRRVTRAQEVLLATSQRLQSERAAKSQEQSQLSALGRQRSDLVSLADAHRMSVAREVHVLEDLTAQEEAQLEALIREQEAEIARQRRAGRIPTPPAPRIGGMQWPLRGPITSPFGMRLNPFTHANTEFHPGIDIAVDVGTTVAAAAAGRVIIAGWVSGYGNYIAIDHGNGLSTGYGHLSTFYVTVGQDVQAGQAIGASGNTGRSTGPHLIFEVRRGGMPIDPTPYLP
- a CDS encoding RNA-binding protein, producing MSVSLFVGNLNYSVKEDDLVELFRPYGTVVRVRIPTDHQTHRPRGFGFVEMDGADADRAVRELNGAHFFGRSLAVNPARPREEPARRA